One part of the Marichromatium purpuratum 984 genome encodes these proteins:
- a CDS encoding efflux RND transporter permease subunit, translating to MNPAGIAIRNGAVTQLLCILLLIGGLLSYASIGRLEDPEFSIKEALIVTHYPGATAEEVEQEVTDPLETAIQQLKQLDEVRSISRAGLSIIFAEIKETHDKHSLPQVWDELRRKVRDAAGTLPPDSGTPVVNDDFGDVYGVFLAITGEGYSKSELKEVAEDLRKSLLTCTDVGRIDFWGMPDEAVYIEIDRARLTQLGLHPRTILDAIAQQNRVTSAGEVRVGSRQVRLRVDGDYRDIDELGEQLVEGGNGRLLRIGDIATISRGDITPASQLLRRNGEDGIGLGISTVSGGNVIAMGEAIDQRIAELRARIPAGIEIHAIAHQGDTVRDKVQGFVHGLISAVVIVILLLVVFMGPREGLIVGAVLLLTIMATLLCMRALDITLQRISLGALIIALGMLVDNAIVVTEDILEKMRAGMERTRAAETTVSEHQWPLLGATGIAILAFAAISLSDDMTGEWLESLFQVICLSLGLSWLLAITVTPYLCARFLRVGQDGRTGSVTDTAFYRRYRRLVAWCLGHRPIALGVTLAVLVAAMAGFSKVQQDFMPDMNRDQFMVQLWLPEGTHIDRTAATLATIERHVAGLDGVTATTGFVGAGSLRFLLTYEPEMTNSAYAMLLVDVEDFHAIPTLARTVMTHIEHHHPEITVTADAFKLGPGGGAVEARLIGPEIAVLRHLAQQVETIMRRDDNARTVRTDWGEPVPVQVMTMARSQAQRIGVTRPEIAEAVAMNFSGVRVGTYRHGDDLLPILVRAPAEERTRIDTLGNVRVWSETNDHWVPLEQVTTTATTGWEDPVIRRRDRERTLSVLSKPVSGTTEALFQRLRPQIEQLDIPDGYRLEWGGEHEAATEANAKLMSNFPIAFLAMFVISVMLFNSLRHATVIFLGLPLVIVGVAPAMLLAGKAFGFMAMLGFLSLFGMLMKNEIVLLNQIDLERAAGKPPYRAVLDAAVSRVRPVTMAAFTTVLGMAPLLWDAFFSPMAVTIMGGLTIATVLTLVVVPVIYASVFRIDATTDAARAAPPPGPSTERSARVIMDRSCPSG from the coding sequence ATGAACCCCGCCGGTATCGCGATCAGGAACGGGGCGGTCACCCAACTGCTCTGCATCCTGCTGTTGATCGGCGGGTTGCTCTCCTACGCCAGTATCGGCCGGCTGGAGGACCCGGAGTTCTCGATCAAGGAGGCGCTGATCGTCACCCACTACCCCGGCGCCACCGCCGAGGAGGTCGAGCAGGAGGTCACCGATCCGCTGGAGACGGCGATCCAGCAGCTCAAGCAGCTCGACGAGGTGCGCTCGATCTCGCGCGCCGGGCTGTCGATCATCTTCGCCGAGATCAAGGAGACCCACGACAAGCACAGCCTGCCCCAGGTCTGGGACGAACTGCGGCGCAAGGTGCGCGACGCCGCCGGCACGCTGCCGCCGGACAGCGGCACGCCGGTGGTCAACGACGACTTCGGTGACGTCTACGGCGTCTTCCTCGCGATCACCGGCGAGGGCTATTCAAAGTCCGAACTCAAGGAGGTGGCCGAGGACCTGCGCAAGTCACTGCTGACCTGTACCGACGTCGGTCGCATCGACTTCTGGGGAATGCCGGACGAGGCCGTCTATATCGAGATCGACCGCGCCCGACTGACCCAGCTCGGGCTGCACCCGCGCACGATCCTCGACGCCATCGCCCAGCAAAACCGCGTGACCAGCGCCGGCGAGGTCAGGGTCGGGAGCAGACAGGTGCGGCTGCGGGTCGACGGCGACTATCGCGACATCGACGAACTCGGCGAGCAGCTCGTCGAGGGCGGCAACGGGCGGCTGTTGCGCATCGGCGACATCGCCACCATCAGCCGCGGCGACATCACCCCCGCCAGCCAGCTGCTGCGGCGCAACGGCGAGGACGGCATCGGGCTCGGCATCTCCACCGTCTCCGGCGGCAACGTCATCGCCATGGGCGAGGCGATCGACCAGCGCATCGCCGAGCTGCGCGCGCGCATCCCCGCGGGCATCGAGATCCACGCCATCGCCCACCAGGGCGACACCGTGCGCGACAAGGTGCAGGGCTTCGTCCACGGGCTGATCTCGGCGGTGGTCATCGTCATCCTGCTGCTGGTGGTCTTCATGGGGCCGCGCGAGGGGTTGATCGTCGGCGCGGTGCTGCTGCTGACGATCATGGCGACGCTGCTGTGCATGCGCGCGCTCGACATCACCCTGCAGCGCATCTCGCTCGGCGCGCTGATCATCGCGCTGGGCATGCTGGTCGACAACGCCATCGTCGTCACCGAGGACATCCTCGAGAAGATGCGCGCGGGCATGGAGCGCACCCGCGCCGCCGAGACCACGGTCAGCGAGCACCAGTGGCCGCTGCTCGGCGCGACCGGGATCGCGATCCTCGCCTTCGCCGCCATCTCGCTGTCCGACGACATGACCGGCGAGTGGCTGGAGAGCCTCTTCCAGGTGATCTGTCTGTCGCTGGGACTGAGCTGGCTGCTGGCGATCACCGTCACGCCCTATCTCTGCGCGCGCTTCCTGCGGGTCGGGCAGGACGGTCGGACGGGCAGCGTCACCGACACCGCCTTCTATCGCCGCTATCGACGTCTGGTCGCCTGGTGTCTGGGGCATCGGCCGATCGCGCTCGGCGTCACCCTCGCGGTACTGGTCGCGGCCATGGCCGGCTTCTCCAAGGTCCAGCAGGACTTCATGCCCGACATGAACCGCGATCAGTTCATGGTGCAGCTGTGGCTGCCCGAGGGCACCCACATCGACCGCACCGCCGCCACCCTCGCCACCATCGAGCGGCACGTCGCCGGGCTCGACGGCGTCACCGCCACCACCGGGTTCGTCGGCGCCGGCTCGCTGCGCTTCCTGCTGACCTACGAGCCGGAGATGACCAACAGCGCCTACGCCATGCTGCTCGTCGACGTCGAGGACTTCCACGCCATCCCCACGCTCGCGCGCACGGTGATGACGCACATCGAGCACCACCACCCCGAGATCACCGTCACCGCCGACGCCTTCAAGCTCGGTCCCGGCGGCGGCGCCGTCGAGGCGCGTCTGATCGGCCCAGAGATCGCGGTGCTGCGCCACCTCGCGCAACAGGTCGAGACCATCATGCGCCGCGACGACAACGCCCGCACCGTGCGCACCGACTGGGGCGAGCCGGTGCCGGTGCAGGTGATGACCATGGCCCGCTCCCAGGCCCAGCGCATCGGCGTCACCCGCCCGGAGATCGCCGAGGCGGTGGCGATGAACTTCTCCGGCGTGCGCGTCGGCACCTATCGTCACGGCGACGACCTGCTGCCGATCCTGGTGCGCGCCCCGGCCGAGGAGCGCACCCGGATCGACACCCTCGGCAACGTCCGGGTGTGGAGCGAGACCAACGACCACTGGGTGCCGCTCGAACAGGTCACCACCACCGCCACCACCGGCTGGGAGGATCCGGTGATCCGCCGCCGCGACCGCGAGCGCACCCTCTCGGTGCTGAGCAAGCCGGTCTCGGGCACCACCGAGGCGCTGTTCCAGCGGCTGCGCCCCCAGATCGAGCAGCTCGACATCCCCGACGGCTACCGACTCGAATGGGGCGGCGAGCACGAGGCGGCGACCGAGGCCAACGCCAAGCTGATGTCCAACTTCCCCATCGCCTTCCTCGCGATGTTCGTGATCTCGGTGATGCTGTTCAACTCGCTCCGCCACGCGACCGTGATCTTCCTCGGCCTGCCGCTGGTGATCGTCGGGGTGGCCCCGGCGATGCTGCTCGCCGGCAAGGCGTTCGGCTTCATGGCGATGCTCGGCTTCCTCAGCCTGTTCGGCATGCTGATGAAGAACGAGATCGTGCTGCTCAACCAGATCGATCTCGAACGCGCCGCCGGCAAGCCGCCCTATCGCGCCGTCCTCGACGCCGCGGTCAGCCGCGTGCGCCCGGTCACCATGGCCGCCTTCACCACCGTACTCGGCATGGCACCGCTGCTGTGGGACGCCTTCTTCTCGCCGATGGCCGTCACCATCATGGGCGGACTGACCATCGCCACGGTACTCACCCTGGTCGTCGTGCCGGTGATCTATGCCAGCGTCTTCCGCATCGATGCCACCACCGACGCGGCCCGCGCGGCGCCACCACCAGGGCCGTCCACCGAACGGTCGGCACGGGTGATCATGGACAGGTCGTGTCCATCCGG
- a CDS encoding efflux RND transporter periplasmic adaptor subunit, which translates to MTIMRKRTAAGLTGLAALTALALPLYGDWSSEATTPQPAATEVTRPVPTAVVTRDTPWVTRDFPGSVRANRRVELAFDLDGLLVELDAREGHAVAAGTVLARLDDRDARNALSAAQARFDDARRTLDRARELRGQRMVSESEYDKARATLDIAQAELQAREKAVTDTVLRAPFDGVVAARHLENHERVTAGQAVLSLQDGSRIEVVIQVPERLIAQGGLEALHNPRVRFDVEGRRWFAARTHEYRLQPDQATRTYDLTIALAPPPGINILPGMNATVRTDIDQPPVATGAPTEVITRVPSEAVWRDADGACHVWVVPEAGGTPRRVRVEPGPLRDGQMLILSGLRPGQRVAVAGLRALREDLPVRPRLAGKRGLEG; encoded by the coding sequence ATGACGATCATGCGTAAACGGACCGCGGCGGGACTGACCGGGCTCGCGGCGCTGACCGCGCTCGCCCTGCCGCTGTACGGGGACTGGTCGAGCGAGGCGACGACACCGCAACCGGCCGCAACCGAGGTGACGCGTCCGGTACCGACCGCCGTCGTCACCCGCGACACGCCCTGGGTGACACGAGACTTCCCCGGCAGCGTGCGCGCCAACCGGCGCGTGGAGCTCGCCTTCGACCTCGACGGCCTGCTCGTCGAGCTGGACGCGCGCGAGGGCCACGCGGTCGCCGCCGGCACGGTGCTGGCGCGGCTCGACGACCGTGACGCGCGCAATGCGCTGAGCGCCGCCCAGGCGCGCTTCGACGACGCCCGCCGCACCCTCGATCGCGCCCGCGAGCTGCGCGGCCAGCGGATGGTCTCCGAGTCCGAGTACGACAAGGCGCGCGCGACCCTGGACATCGCCCAGGCCGAGCTGCAGGCGCGCGAGAAGGCGGTCACCGACACCGTGCTGCGCGCGCCCTTCGACGGCGTGGTGGCGGCGCGCCACCTGGAGAACCACGAGCGCGTGACCGCCGGCCAGGCGGTGCTCTCGCTGCAGGACGGCTCACGCATCGAGGTGGTGATCCAGGTCCCCGAGCGGCTGATCGCCCAGGGCGGGCTGGAGGCGCTGCACAACCCCCGGGTGCGCTTCGACGTCGAGGGGCGGCGCTGGTTCGCCGCGCGCACCCACGAGTACCGGCTGCAGCCCGACCAGGCCACCCGCACCTACGACCTGACCATCGCCCTGGCCCCGCCCCCGGGGATCAACATCCTGCCGGGGATGAACGCGACCGTACGCACCGACATCGACCAGCCGCCGGTCGCCACCGGGGCGCCCACCGAGGTGATCACCCGGGTCCCGAGCGAGGCGGTGTGGCGCGACGCCGACGGGGCCTGCCACGTCTGGGTCGTCCCCGAGGCCGGCGGCACGCCGCGCCGCGTCCGCGTCGAGCCCGGGCCGCTGCGTGACGGTCAGATGCTGATCCTCTCCGGGCTGCGTCCCGGTCAGCGCGTCGCCGTGGCCGGGTTGCGCGCGCTGCGCGAGGACCTGCCCGTGCGCCCCCGACTGGCCGGCAAACGAGGGCTGGAAGGATGA
- a CDS encoding MarR family winged helix-turn-helix transcriptional regulator translates to MDTPAHDSIDALIRHLLRLLNKLDRIEKQPIQVEDGLDLSTKEIHTVEAIGERGTMNVTEVGTHFGITKGAASQRISRLVERGLVTKRAAAHSNKEFELSLTDLGWRAFRAHEHYHGRAKAELIERLAALPREQLNDVTVVLDIMEGVMNERLREQ, encoded by the coding sequence ATGGACACCCCGGCACACGACTCGATCGACGCACTGATCCGCCACCTGCTGCGACTGCTCAACAAGCTCGACCGTATCGAGAAGCAGCCGATCCAGGTGGAGGACGGGCTCGATCTCAGCACCAAGGAGATCCACACCGTCGAGGCGATCGGCGAGCGCGGGACGATGAACGTCACCGAGGTCGGCACCCATTTCGGCATCACCAAGGGCGCGGCCTCGCAACGGATCAGCCGGCTGGTCGAACGCGGGCTGGTCACCAAGCGGGCGGCCGCGCACAGCAACAAGGAATTCGAGCTGAGCCTGACGGACCTCGGCTGGCGCGCCTTCCGCGCCCACGAGCACTACCACGGCAGGGCCAAGGCCGAGCTGATCGAACGGCTCGCCGCCCTCCCCCGCGAGCAGCTCAACGATGTGACGGTGGTACTCGACATCATGGAAGGCGTGATGAACGAACGGCTGCGCGAGCAGTGA
- a CDS encoding MarR family winged helix-turn-helix transcriptional regulator — translation MTEHRQERERALTTRLVRLSRLYRQEVNRELARYGISDAQAVPVLHIARDGGGMRQHALAEEIGIRGSSLVRLLDQLCASGLVERRDDGSDRRAKTLHLTAAGEALAERVESALGCLRESLLGPVADDDLAAALRVFEALEQGLVARGEGQR, via the coding sequence GTGACCGAGCACAGACAGGAACGGGAGCGTGCGCTGACGACACGGTTGGTGCGGCTGTCGCGGCTCTATCGTCAGGAGGTCAACCGCGAGCTGGCCCGCTACGGGATCTCCGACGCCCAGGCGGTGCCGGTGCTGCACATCGCCCGCGACGGCGGCGGCATGCGCCAGCACGCGCTCGCCGAGGAGATCGGCATCCGCGGCTCGTCGCTGGTGCGACTGCTCGATCAGCTGTGCGCGAGCGGGCTGGTGGAGCGGCGCGACGACGGCAGCGACCGCCGCGCCAAGACGCTGCACCTCACCGCCGCCGGTGAGGCCCTGGCCGAGCGCGTCGAGAGCGCACTCGGATGCTTGCGCGAGTCGCTGCTCGGGCCGGTCGCCGATGACGACCTGGCCGCGGCGTTGCGGGTGTTCGAGGCCCTGGAGCAGGGGCTGGTGGCGCGTGGCGAGGGCCAGCGCTGA
- a CDS encoding FUSC family protein: protein MPKLSRSALLFSANTFVAAMLALYLAMSIGLERPYWSIMTVYIVSGPLAAAVRSKALYRFLGTFVGAVGAVLLVPLLVHAPLLLSLAMSLWVGGCLALSVLDRSPPSYILMLAGYTCAMIGFPAVNQPTAIFDIAAARVEEILIGIACAALVHSLVFPRPVGTALRGRIGHWLGEADRWALALLRGDLDQLERDRGRLAGAVSEIQLMARHLPFDTSFLRETTVVVRQLRDRVLVLVPVLASLSDRLAALRAIAPELDPELRGLLAALAEWIESGAPRARGEALIAELEAARTSMSVRDWYGFNRSSLLTRAIELLRAQADAHALHAYLQDPEGPPPRLLGAGQASERRPLHRDLGLAALSGAAAFGAVLLCCVVWIWSGWQEGESAAITAAITCCLFAAMDDPVPAIRKFGIYLLVAMVLGALYLFVLMPAISGFPMLVLVLAPTLLAVGAMIPDPRLAFPALSLIVNLVNTLVIQDHFSADFARFVNINLSQFFGVFAAVLVTRTLRSMSAEVSARRLLRHTWGDLARVAGGRDDDSAVDLASRLVDRVGLLSPKLAAARAGDLEGLDILRELRVGIDLATLRALRRRLPQPMVVELDGLLDGVGACYQARALGAPEPPGPPLCARLDRLLGRLARDDLATTGARGLCALVGLRRNLFPEAAPPARVMEGAA from the coding sequence ATGCCCAAGCTCTCGCGCAGTGCGCTGCTGTTCTCGGCCAATACCTTCGTCGCGGCGATGCTGGCGCTCTATCTGGCCATGAGCATCGGTCTGGAGCGTCCCTATTGGTCGATCATGACCGTCTATATCGTCAGCGGTCCGCTGGCCGCGGCGGTGCGCTCGAAGGCGCTCTATCGTTTCCTCGGCACCTTCGTCGGCGCCGTCGGCGCGGTGCTGCTGGTGCCGCTGCTGGTGCACGCGCCGCTGCTGCTGTCGCTGGCGATGTCGCTGTGGGTCGGCGGCTGTCTGGCGCTCTCGGTGCTCGATCGCTCGCCGCCGAGCTACATCCTGATGCTCGCCGGCTATACCTGCGCGATGATCGGCTTCCCGGCGGTGAACCAGCCGACGGCGATCTTCGACATCGCCGCGGCGCGGGTCGAGGAGATCCTCATCGGCATCGCCTGCGCCGCCCTGGTCCATAGTCTGGTGTTCCCGCGTCCGGTGGGTACGGCGTTGCGTGGGCGCATCGGTCACTGGCTCGGCGAGGCCGATCGCTGGGCGCTGGCGCTGTTGCGCGGCGATCTCGATCAGCTCGAACGCGACCGTGGTCGGCTCGCCGGCGCCGTCAGCGAGATCCAGCTGATGGCCAGGCACCTGCCGTTCGACACCTCCTTCCTGCGCGAGACCACCGTCGTGGTGCGTCAGCTACGCGACCGGGTGCTGGTGCTGGTGCCGGTGCTGGCGAGCCTGTCGGACCGGCTCGCGGCGCTGCGCGCGATCGCGCCCGAACTCGACCCCGAGCTGCGCGGCCTGCTCGCGGCGCTGGCCGAGTGGATCGAGTCCGGCGCGCCGCGCGCCCGCGGCGAGGCGCTGATCGCCGAACTCGAGGCGGCTCGGACGTCGATGTCGGTGCGCGACTGGTACGGCTTCAACCGTTCGAGCCTGCTCACGCGCGCCATCGAGCTGTTGCGCGCGCAGGCCGACGCCCATGCCCTGCACGCCTATCTGCAGGACCCCGAGGGACCGCCGCCGCGGCTGCTCGGCGCCGGGCAGGCGAGCGAGCGTCGCCCACTGCATCGCGACCTCGGGCTGGCGGCGCTCTCCGGAGCCGCGGCGTTCGGCGCGGTGCTGCTGTGCTGCGTGGTGTGGATCTGGAGCGGTTGGCAGGAAGGGGAGTCGGCGGCGATCACCGCCGCGATCACCTGCTGTCTGTTCGCCGCGATGGACGACCCGGTGCCGGCGATCCGCAAGTTCGGCATCTATCTGCTGGTGGCGATGGTGCTCGGCGCGCTCTATCTGTTCGTGCTGATGCCGGCGATCAGCGGCTTCCCGATGCTGGTGCTGGTGCTCGCGCCGACCCTGCTCGCGGTGGGCGCGATGATCCCCGATCCGCGTCTGGCCTTCCCGGCGCTGTCACTCATCGTCAATCTCGTCAATACACTCGTGATCCAGGACCACTTCTCCGCCGACTTCGCGCGCTTCGTCAACATCAATCTCTCGCAGTTCTTCGGCGTCTTCGCCGCGGTGCTGGTCACCCGCACCCTGCGCTCGATGAGCGCCGAGGTCAGCGCCCGTCGCTTGTTGCGCCACACCTGGGGCGATCTCGCCCGGGTCGCCGGGGGGCGTGACGACGACTCGGCGGTCGATCTCGCCTCGCGGCTGGTCGACCGGGTGGGGCTGCTCAGTCCCAAGCTCGCCGCCGCCCGCGCCGGCGATCTCGAGGGACTCGACATCCTCCGCGAGCTGCGCGTCGGCATCGATCTGGCGACCCTGCGCGCGCTGCGCCGGCGCCTGCCGCAGCCGATGGTCGTCGAACTCGACGGCCTGCTCGATGGGGTCGGGGCCTGCTATCAGGCGCGGGCCCTCGGCGCGCCGGAGCCGCCCGGGCCGCCGTTGTGCGCGCGTCTCGACCGGTTGCTCGGGCGGCTGGCGCGGGACGATCTGGCCACTACCGGCGCGCGCGGGCTCTGCGCCCTGGTCGGGTTGCGGCGCAATCTCTTCCCTGAGGCCGCGCCGCCGGCGCGGGTGATGGAGGGCGCGGCATGA
- a CDS encoding DUF1656 domain-containing protein gives MSGELNLFGVYLHAELVTSAIALALTLVLNRVLIHLGLYRHLWHQALFEVAVFVILWALVVKLSSSWLL, from the coding sequence ATGAGCGGTGAACTCAACCTGTTCGGCGTCTATCTGCACGCGGAGCTGGTGACCAGCGCCATCGCGCTGGCGCTGACCCTGGTCCTCAACCGGGTGCTGATCCACCTCGGTCTCTATCGTCATCTCTGGCACCAGGCCCTGTTCGAGGTCGCCGTGTTCGTGATCCTCTGGGCCCTGGTGGTGAAACTCTCCTCATCCTGGTTGCTATGA
- a CDS encoding efflux RND transporter periplasmic adaptor subunit, with protein MTQAFLFPSATWQRIRRVGLTLAAVVLALFAGQRLWIHYQVEPWTPDGRVRADIVRITPDVSGLVTEVFVTNDQRVEEGDPLFQIDRRRYVLALRETAAEMLARRTDMEQARRDAERALALGDVISKEDREDSLSRQILAEAALTRAEVARDLASLDLARTTVRAPTDGVLSDFALRAGDYVTAGTPVLALIDARSYRVEGYFEETKLSQIEVGQPALVRLMGEQRTLSGHVQSIAMGIEDRDRGAGDSLLPDVNPTFSWVRLAQRVPVRIRLDALPEDGLVVGRTATVIVLPFDQAAGR; from the coding sequence ATGACTCAAGCCTTTCTGTTCCCGTCCGCCACCTGGCAACGCATCCGCCGGGTCGGTCTGACCCTCGCCGCCGTCGTGCTCGCGCTCTTCGCCGGCCAGCGGCTGTGGATCCACTATCAGGTCGAGCCCTGGACCCCCGACGGGCGGGTGCGCGCGGATATCGTGCGTATCACCCCGGACGTCTCCGGGCTGGTCACCGAGGTCTTCGTCACCAACGACCAGCGGGTGGAGGAGGGTGATCCGCTGTTCCAGATCGATCGTCGACGCTATGTGCTGGCGCTGCGCGAGACCGCCGCCGAGATGCTGGCGCGGCGGACCGATATGGAGCAGGCGCGGCGCGATGCCGAGCGCGCGCTGGCGCTCGGTGACGTCATCTCGAAGGAGGACCGTGAGGACAGCCTGTCGCGCCAGATCCTCGCCGAGGCGGCGCTGACCCGCGCCGAGGTGGCGCGCGATCTGGCCTCGCTCGATCTCGCCCGCACCACGGTGCGCGCCCCGACCGATGGGGTACTGTCGGACTTCGCGCTGCGCGCCGGCGACTATGTCACCGCGGGCACGCCAGTGCTGGCGTTGATCGATGCCCGTTCCTACCGGGTCGAGGGCTATTTCGAGGAGACCAAGCTGAGCCAGATCGAGGTCGGCCAGCCCGCGCTGGTGCGGCTGATGGGCGAGCAGCGCACCCTGAGCGGTCATGTCCAGAGCATCGCCATGGGCATCGAGGACCGCGACCGTGGCGCCGGCGACAGCCTGCTGCCCGACGTCAATCCCACCTTCAGCTGGGTGCGTCTGGCCCAGCGCGTGCCGGTGCGCATCCGCCTCGACGCCCTGCCCGAGGACGGGCTGGTGGTGGGACGCACCGCGACGGTGATCGTGTTGCCGTTCGACCAGGCGGCCGGGCGATGA